The DNA region TGCTTTTGTACTGGGAACGGGCGCGGCCGTGACCGGCTACATATCCCTGTGCCGGATGCTGAAAAGCCAGGACAAGCCTCCTGAAATCGTCGAATCTGCTGCGTGAAGATAAATTAAAAACCGGCCGACCGGCCGTTTTTCCTCGGATCGGATGCTCCCGACATCAAGCCGTTGACGGCAATATGAACCATTTGTAAATCGGAATAAGGCTCTATTTCTTTGATGACATGACCCCGCGAAATCAAATCCTGTTTGACATTAATGTCAAAACCGCCCAACTCGAGATATAATGTGTCGGGCATCCACTGATGATGGAACCTGGGACATTCAACCGTCTTCTGAAGATTCAGGTCAAAGCGGGTGAAATTTATAATCGCTTCGGCTACAGTCGTGATAATTTTGGATCCGCCCGGCGCACCGAGCGCCAGAAAAGGACGGTCCTTCAGCATCACAATCGTGGGCGACATCGATGAAAGCATTCTCTTCCCCGGTTCGATTTCATTGGCGCGGCCGCCGATCAGCCCATACAGATTGGGCACACCCGGTTTTATCGAGAAGTCATCCATCTCATTGTTGAGCAGAAAGCCGGCCCCTTCGACGACCAGTTTGCTGCCAAAAGAGGCATTGATGGTATATGTCAGGCTGACCAGATTGCCGTCCTTGTCGGAAATACAAAAGTGCGTCGTCGATTCCGATTCGACCGACTTATCCGGCAATCCGGAACCAATCTCCTGGGAATTGGCCGCGCTCTGAAGATTGATCAGGGCCCGTCTCGATTCCAAATAATTGGGGTTCAGCAGTTCCGCCACCGGATTATCGACAAAGGCGGGGTCACCGAGATGCACGGCGCGGTCAGCATAAGCCAGCCGGCAGGCTTCGGTGAAAAGATGAATATATTCCGCATGATCGGGACTGTATTGAAAGAAATCGAACGGCTCGATTATCTTGAGAATCTCGCCGATAATAACGCCGCCCGACGAAGGCGGAGGCATCGAATAGATATCAAGTGAATCGAACTTGAAATGTACCGGCTGACGCCATACGGGCCGATAACCGGACAGGTCCTCATGGCTGATCATGCCCCCGTTTTTTTCCATGGATTGGACGATCAGGTCGGCGGTCTCCCCGGAGTAAAAGCCATCGAGCGAGTCAAGACCGATTCTTTCCAGCGCCGAAGCCAGCTCTTTCTGGGTCAGCTTTTCGCCTTTGGCAGGGGTCGAACCGCCCTTGAAGAAAACGCTTTTGGTTTCGGGAAAATATGAAAGATCCCGGGCATATTGGGCCAGTCTGCCGGCAAAGTAATCATCCAGCAGAAAACCGGTGTCGGCCAGCTTTATGGCCGGCTCGATTAAGCGGTACCAGTCAAGGGAGCCATATTTTTTCCACATTTCATAAAGACCGGCCACCGTCCCGGGCACTCCGGCCGCCTTGGCCCCAAGCAAAGAGCTGTTCGGGATGACATTTCCCTGCTCGTCAAGGTACATTTCCTTCGTGGCGACAGCGGGTGCGGTCTCACGAAAGTCCAGCGCTTCGATCCGGCCGGTTTGGGCGTCACGAATCATCGCAAAACCGCCGCCTCCGATATTGCCGGCTTCCGGATAACAGACAGCCAGTGCAAAGCCGACCGCCACGGCGGCATCAACAGCATTTCCGCCTTCCTTCAATACCTCAAGGCCGATATCGGTGGCGATGGGTGAAGCGGTTGCGACGACACCGTCGGGATAATACTTCTCGACCGTCACCATGCCGCAGGCAAAAATCAGAAATGAAACAGCGGCAATCAGCAAAATCGCCGGAAACAAAATAGGACTATGTTTTCTCATTATCTGCTCGAAGCTTAATCGAAAGCCGCCAAGATGCCTTATTTCTTTTCGATCAGGAAAATGCGCCCGTCGGGGAAGTCAATTTTCACCGGTATACCCTTGCGCATATTGTCCGAAGTTATAACCACCGGTTCCACGCCCTCACCCGCCAGCAGGTCGGTCATTTTGAGACGGGCCGAGGCGATTCCCAGCTTACGCAGATCCACCCTGACGATAACATCGCGGGAAGAGGTATCATTGATCGACGATAATTCACCCGCCGGCGGCGCCACCATAAACAGCACCGCTTTCTTGCCCGATTTATAAACCGAAATATCGACCGAAGGATCGGAACAATACAAATATGGCTGGATGCCGTTTTCGGCCAGAAGGTTTTCCAGAAAGACCATCTTGTTATGGTCGCAGTTGGAACCAAGATTGAATGTGAAAAGATACAGGGTGCCCTTGTAGCGGGATGAGGCCACACCCACGTTTTTCTTGCTCAGAGTAGCCAGCTTCCGGACCTTGTTGTCGGTCGAAAGCACGTTGCCGTAGTAGCCGGCGGTAAACTGGATACCTTTCAACTGGATCAGTTTAATAATGTCGATGCCACCGCCAAGAGCGGTCTTGATTCTCATATGTCGAGATAAAACCGGGCAATCCTTGAACTCTTCGTCATACTTGGGCATCAGGCCGCACATAATGACATTGACGCCTCTTTTCAACAGTTCGATAATGGCCTCCTGCTGAGCCTCCGGCATAAATTCGGCGCTGGGCATGATCACCAAACTGTATTTCTTCAGCGTATCCGGGTCAATGGTCTCCCGGATGTCATAGTCGATCTTGAGGCGCATCAAGTCGCGGCACAACCCGCCCTGAGAATCACGCATCAATGACTCAACATAAGTGAATTGCTGAGGATTGTTAAGTAGATTCATCCACTGATAATATCTATTCCCTATAAAACAGACCTTGGTTTCTCTTTCC from candidate division Zixibacteria bacterium HGW-Zixibacteria-1 includes:
- the ggt gene encoding gamma-glutamyltransferase codes for the protein MRKHSPILFPAILLIAAVSFLIFACGMVTVEKYYPDGVVATASPIATDIGLEVLKEGGNAVDAAVAVGFALAVCYPEAGNIGGGGFAMIRDAQTGRIEALDFRETAPAVATKEMYLDEQGNVIPNSSLLGAKAAGVPGTVAGLYEMWKKYGSLDWYRLIEPAIKLADTGFLLDDYFAGRLAQYARDLSYFPETKSVFFKGGSTPAKGEKLTQKELASALERIGLDSLDGFYSGETADLIVQSMEKNGGMISHEDLSGYRPVWRQPVHFKFDSLDIYSMPPPSSGGVIIGEILKIIEPFDFFQYSPDHAEYIHLFTEACRLAYADRAVHLGDPAFVDNPVAELLNPNYLESRRALINLQSAANSQEIGSGLPDKSVESESTTHFCISDKDGNLVSLTYTINASFGSKLVVEGAGFLLNNEMDDFSIKPGVPNLYGLIGGRANEIEPGKRMLSSMSPTIVMLKDRPFLALGAPGGSKIITTVAEAIINFTRFDLNLQKTVECPRFHHQWMPDTLYLELGGFDINVKQDLISRGHVIKEIEPYSDLQMVHIAVNGLMSGASDPRKNGRSAGF